The proteins below are encoded in one region of Balaenoptera acutorostrata chromosome 11, mBalAcu1.1, whole genome shotgun sequence:
- the ART4 gene encoding ecto-ADP-ribosyltransferase 4: protein MKLQGRRSAFNTNKCCPLTNRCRRILLPNTAAPEVRIWLLRGQLPLLLLCSSLQRPTVAVKIDFDLAPSSFDDQYQGCSQQVMEDLIQGDYFTKELESGRNYHRVWQRAHLTWLRQGKALPENMTITHAVAILVYSSNDSVRSDFSRAMASAAGSPQQYKHSFHFKYLHYYLTTAIQLLRKEIVTRNDSLCYEVHHEVKAVYLEAPMGATIRFGQFLPTSLLREEAQKFGDQTLFTILTCLGAPVQDFSLKKEVLVPPYELFEVVNTSYHPRGNWLQLRSTGTQSTYNCQLLKASSKKCIPTPIVIASLSFLTCVIISSKSRA, encoded by the exons ATGAAGCTGCAAGGGCGAAGAAGTGCTTTTAACACCAACAAATGCTGCCCTTTGACCAACAGATGCAGAAGGATTCTTCTCCCAAATACTGCAGCCCCCGAGGTGAGAATCTGGCTCCTAAGAGGGCAACTTCCTCTCCTGCTGCTGTGCTCAAGTCTGCAGAGACCCACG gTCGCAGTTAAAATTGACTTTGACTTGGCACCAAGTTCCTTTGATGATCAGTACCAAGGCTGCAGCCAACAAGTCATGGAGGACCTGATTCAAGGGGATTATTTTACAAAAGAACTAGAATCTGGTAGGAATTACCACAGGGTCTGGCAACGTGCACACTTAACCTGGTTGAGACAAGGAAAAGCTCTCCCTGAGAACATGACTATTACACATGCTGTGGCCATCTTGGTTTATTCATCGAACGACAGTGTTCGTTCAGACTTCTCCAGAGCCATGGCCAGTGCTGCTGGGTCTCCCCAGCAATATAAACATTCATTCCATTTCAAATATCTACACTACTACCTGACCACGGCAATCCAGCTGCTGAGGAAAGAGATTGTCACAAGGAATGACTCTCTGTGTTATGAGGTGCACCATGAGGTGAAGGCCGTTTACTTGGAAGCCCCCATGGGTGCCACCATTCGCTTTGGCCAattcctccccacctctctcctgaGAGAAGAGGCACAGAAGTTTGGGGACCAAACTCTATTTACCATATTGACCTGCCTGGGGGCACCTGTACAAGACTTCTCTCTCAAGAAGGAGGTCCTGGTCCCTCCCTATGAGCTGTTTGAAGTTGTAAATACGAGCTACCACCCAAGAGGAAATTGGTTGCAATTGCGGTCAACTGGGACCCAGAGCACGTATAACTGTCAGCTGCTAAAAG CTTCCAGCAAAAAGTGCATCCCTACTCCCATAGTTATtgcttctctctcatttttgaCCTGTGTCATCATCTCTTCCAAAAGTAGAGCATAA
- the C11H12orf60 gene encoding LOW QUALITY PROTEIN: uncharacterized protein C12orf60 homolog (The sequence of the model RefSeq protein was modified relative to this genomic sequence to represent the inferred CDS: substituted 1 base at 1 genomic stop codon), whose amino-acid sequence MSSGSEKDKERLVQAAKTFFFHMQDLASFTNALTELFNSSMNTQIFLTAVKEDGNVKDVFEXMLKTFKEMQSAVVAQQDKMQSEPLCSKIATAMCSVLEKSSSVKELQQSAKEMFKNVHTPVIASVLNNGNILESLESSLSLLMKYPIMNLQLSDFYRKDTKEQSDDTTSEKSPSPGPSKATTIDTLKKLQDALNTENAKDTIESAAEQMEQIVKTMGAILEILQKATKTMETKFSVFKKAKD is encoded by the coding sequence ATGTCTTCAGGGTCAGAAAAGGATAAAGAGAGGCTCGTTCAAGCTGCCAAAACCTTCTTCTTCCACATGCAAGATCTTGCTTCCTTCACAAATGCACTCACCGAATTGTTTAACAGCAGTATGAACACTCAGATCTTCTTGACGGCTGTGAAAGAAGATGGTAATGTTAAGGATGTCTTTGAATAGATGCTCAAAACTTTTAAGGAGATGCAATCTGCAGTGGTGGCACAGCAGGACAAAATGCAAAGTGAACCTTTATGTTCCAAGATTGCAACAGCTATGTGCTCTGTGCTTGAGAAGAGTAGCAGTGTAAAGGAGTTGCAACAGTCAGCCAAAGAAATGTTCAAAAATGTCCATACACCGGTCATTGCCTCTGTGCTGAATAATGGTAACATCCTTGAGAGTTTGGAATCTTCTCTTTCACTCTTGATGAAATATCCCATCATGAATCTTCAGTTAAGTGACTTCTATAGAAAAGACACCAAAGAGCAATCAGATGATACCACATCTGAGAAAAGCCCAAGTCCTGGTCCATCCAAAGCCACTACAATAGACACCTTGAAAAAGTTGCAGGATGCACTAAACACTGAGAATGCCAAGGATACCATCGAGTCAGCTGCAGAGCAGATGGAGCAAATTGTCAAAACTATGGGAGCAATCTTAGAGATCCTCCAAAAAGCCACAAAAACTATGGAAACCAAGTTTTCTGTGTTTAAGAAAGCCAAGGACTAG
- the SMCO3 gene encoding single-pass membrane and coiled-coil domain-containing protein 3 yields MAQSDFLYPENPKRRQEVNRLHQELLDCLSDSFHATNKLIGVLNTHLGCRLASTEMKRDATIKENCDIIIQAMMKIQKELQKVDEALKDKLEPTLYRKLQDIKEKETEKIAIVQKVISVILGEATSAASAVAVKLVGSNITTGIINKLVTVLAQIGASLLGSIGVAVLGLGIDMIFRAILGAVEKTQLQEAIKSYEKHLVEFKSASEKYHHAIIEVTNTVKHQMK; encoded by the coding sequence ATGGCTCAAAGTGACTTCCTCTACCCAGAGAACCCAAAAAGGCGGCAAGAAGTAAATCGTCTTCACCAGGAGCTCCTTGACTGCTTATCTGACAGCTTCCATGCCACCAATAAGCTGATTGGGGTTTTAAATACGCACTTAGGGTGCAGGCTGGCCTCCACTGAAATGAAAAGAGATGCGACCATCAAAGAAAACTGTGATATCATCATCCAAGCCATGATGAAGATCCAAAAAGAATTGCAAAAGGTTGATGAAGCACTAAAAGATAAACTAGAGCCAACCCTTTATAGAAAACTTCAGgatattaaggaaaaagaaaccgAGAAAATTGCAATAGTACAAAAGGTTATTTCAGTCATCCTGGGAGAAGctacttctgctgccagtgcagTGGCTGTTAAACTCGTGGGCTCAAACATCACAACTGGCATAATTAACAAGTTGGTCACTGTGTTAGCTCAAATTGGTGCTTCTCTCCTTGGTAGCATAGGAGTTGCTGTTCTTGGCCTTGGCATAGATATGATCTTCCGTGCCATCCTGGGAgcagtggagaaaacacagcttCAAGAAGCCATCAAAAGTTATGAGAAGCATCTGGTGGAATTCAAGTCAGCCTCAGAAAAATATCATCATGCCATTATCGAGGTCACCAACACAGTGAAACACCAGATGAAATAA